The genomic window TTACTGCTATTTGTTAAGCATAGAAAGTAAAACTAAATCAGGGTCTATAATTCACAAATAACCCCTCGAAAACATTGAAAGAATAGCCCCCAATATCTACATTATAGATATTGGGGGCTATTTTAATTTATTCTTTTATAAGTGCCCCTAAACTATAGCTATTGATTCAAGATTTCATGGGAGCCAGTTGCAACCAATAACAAAATCAATTCATCATGATCTAGCTGATAAATAACAATCCAGTTGTCATAATTTTTACCATAGCTCCCATATCTGGCAGGGTGAAATTCACGATAGCCACGCCAATTTCCTTTTAATGCATGATCTTTAATCTGTTTCAAAACAAGTACATCTTGTTCAACAATTGCTTCTAAACAAGGCTTCAAGACAGTTATTGGGAAATGTTTTTTGACTAGTTTTTTTAATTCACGTTCAAAA from Lactiplantibacillus brownii includes these protein-coding regions:
- a CDS encoding type II toxin-antitoxin system YafQ family toxin translates to MQIKQTKSFERELKKLVKKHFPITVLKPCLEAIVEQDVLVLKQIKDHALKGNWRGYREFHPARYGSYGKNYDNWIVIYQLDHDELILLLVATGSHEILNQ